Proteins from one Pyrobaculum neutrophilum V24Sta genomic window:
- a CDS encoding DUF2813 domain-containing protein, with product MISRLYISGVRQIEETSLELREKVLLVGPNGGGKSSVIYSALALLYSISSTRSPAWAVENSFGELRNLVRGDRAVVEGVVGGETHKLVVDREGRAEVDGAPAPAALRRIEVGYFNTHVSVGRWGAQAFTEGVEVRAAEVAAWVEEQLRRLGIASRFHFDSYYSGAWIHTARAAYGVKRALGILLASYGAEAVFGEVYEAGLHYDLGAKIIGRVLAQLDAFVMLETHVPLYVKEALDRGWQVLYMRDGRAFEIADVADLKAIDEEAAWAYAYV from the coding sequence GTGATTTCGCGCCTTTACATAAGCGGCGTGAGGCAGATAGAGGAGACCTCCCTAGAGCTTAGGGAGAAGGTGCTCCTCGTGGGGCCAAACGGCGGGGGGAAGTCCAGCGTAATATACTCGGCCCTCGCCCTCCTCTACTCCATATCCTCCACCCGCTCTCCTGCTTGGGCGGTGGAGAACAGCTTCGGGGAGTTGCGAAACCTCGTGCGGGGCGATAGGGCTGTGGTGGAGGGTGTCGTGGGCGGCGAGACGCACAAGCTGGTGGTCGACAGGGAGGGGAGGGCTGAGGTTGACGGCGCGCCGGCCCCAGCCGCTCTGCGCCGGATCGAGGTGGGGTACTTCAACACGCACGTGTCCGTGGGGAGGTGGGGGGCCCAGGCGTTTACAGAGGGCGTCGAGGTGAGGGCCGCCGAGGTCGCCGCCTGGGTCGAGGAGCAGCTGAGGCGCCTGGGCATAGCGTCGAGGTTCCACTTCGATTCCTACTACAGCGGCGCCTGGATCCACACAGCCCGCGCCGCCTATGGGGTCAAGAGGGCCCTCGGCATCCTCCTGGCCTCCTACGGCGCAGAGGCTGTGTTTGGAGAGGTGTACGAGGCCGGGCTACACTACGACCTAGGGGCGAAGATCATCGGGAGGGTGCTGGCCCAGCTAGACGCCTTCGTGATGCTGGAGACGCACGTCCCGCTGTACGTCAAAGAGGCGCTGGACAGAGGGTGGCAGGTCCTCTACATGAGGGACGGCAGAGCCTTCGAGATAGCCGACGTGGCGGACCTAAAGGCCATAGACGAAGAGGCGGCGTGGGCATATGCCTACGTTTAA
- the cmr5 gene encoding type III-B CRISPR module-associated protein Cmr5, whose translation MSEEVKLAVECTKAVEGYRDDDAKRRYAQRTRHFLSDITTLGVAHVVAIASARAGKDAVETGLRAQTCREAVERISQMKLTVEEASYGLYGAVLLYGLKALGVVKAASLADALLELDSPMASSAAYQYALWLKTLAEAYFK comes from the coding sequence ATGAGCGAGGAGGTAAAGCTGGCGGTGGAGTGCACCAAGGCCGTGGAGGGCTATAGAGACGACGACGCCAAGAGGCGGTACGCCCAGAGGACTAGGCACTTTCTCTCAGACATAACGACGCTTGGGGTGGCACACGTTGTGGCCATCGCGTCGGCGAGGGCCGGCAAAGACGCCGTCGAGACCGGGCTGAGGGCTCAGACGTGTAGAGAGGCCGTCGAGAGGATATCGCAGATGAAGCTCACAGTCGAGGAGGCCTCCTACGGCCTCTACGGCGCTGTGTTGCTCTACGGCCTCAAGGCCCTGGGCGTCGTCAAAGCCGCCTCCCTCGCAGACGCGCTTCTGGAGCTGGACAGCCCCATGGCGTCCTCCGCGGCGTATCAATACGCCCTGTGGCTTAAGACTCTGGCGGAGGCCTACTTCAAATAA
- a CDS encoding RAMP superfamily CRISPR-associated protein, with product MEAAFRVRVSTPLSVGWYDPTLVDPENPLRPASLKGVWRWWARAFVGGVLYERGCLRGEPGRVEVLRPSRREAEAVSRAVGITLGLGYAGSREAASSKFRITTRVVRGPRVERARGGPIYLGGRPVELQRFKLLTLGKPPKTVEYVSDGEFEIKISAEGIPREVFTAAVGILAVALTLGGVGKGSRKGLGSLDVVYASEPRHVKLAELVRDVKRAVERLVRDDCGGKPRGLPPMPVVADAAVEGVKVAQIYAVQKAQFPDLHNFFLRPQRTRVLHGDYRAEDDLRKTLSAWALGLPRSQRGTGYESDVERRASTIMLSYHGSGHIYGDGAFLTALISGDWPRRITWSSEYAEEEVEVDEKKIIEAHAAALAEFQEYVKKIGGEVAKVWP from the coding sequence ATGGAGGCCGCCTTCAGAGTCAGAGTCTCGACGCCGCTGTCCGTCGGCTGGTACGACCCAACGCTCGTCGACCCGGAGAACCCCCTCAGGCCCGCCTCGCTCAAGGGGGTCTGGCGCTGGTGGGCGAGGGCCTTCGTAGGAGGGGTCCTCTACGAGAGGGGGTGTCTAAGGGGGGAGCCCGGCCGCGTGGAGGTGCTCCGGCCGAGCAGGAGGGAGGCCGAGGCGGTGTCGAGGGCGGTCGGCATTACGCTGGGCCTCGGCTACGCCGGGAGCAGAGAGGCGGCCTCGTCGAAGTTTAGAATTACCACACGCGTCGTGAGGGGGCCCCGGGTGGAGAGGGCCAGAGGCGGCCCCATCTACCTCGGCGGGAGGCCCGTGGAGCTCCAGAGGTTCAAGCTCCTCACGCTGGGGAAGCCCCCCAAGACCGTCGAGTACGTCTCAGACGGCGAGTTCGAGATCAAGATATCTGCCGAGGGCATCCCGCGGGAGGTCTTCACAGCCGCCGTGGGCATATTAGCCGTGGCCCTCACGCTGGGGGGCGTGGGGAAGGGGTCGCGGAAGGGCCTCGGCTCTCTTGACGTGGTCTACGCCAGCGAGCCCCGGCACGTCAAACTCGCCGAGCTGGTCAGAGACGTGAAGAGGGCAGTGGAGAGGCTGGTCAGAGACGACTGCGGGGGGAAGCCCAGGGGCCTCCCCCCGATGCCCGTCGTGGCGGACGCGGCGGTGGAGGGCGTGAAGGTGGCGCAGATATATGCGGTGCAGAAGGCCCAGTTCCCAGACCTCCACAACTTCTTCCTAAGGCCCCAGAGGACGCGGGTCCTCCACGGCGACTACCGGGCGGAGGACGACCTCAGGAAGACCCTGTCTGCCTGGGCACTGGGCCTCCCCCGTTCGCAGAGGGGCACCGGCTACGAAAGCGACGTGGAGAGGAGGGCCTCCACCATAATGCTCTCGTACCACGGCAGTGGGCACATCTACGGCGACGGGGCTTTCCTCACGGCGCTCATCTCGGGCGACTGGCCCAGGAGGATAACCTGGAGCTCCGAATACGCAGAGGAGGAGGTTGAGGTAGACGAGAAGAAGATCATAGAAGCGCACGCCGCAGCCCTAGCCGAGTTCCAGGAGTACGTCAAAAAGATAGGCGGCGAAGTCGCGAAGGTATGGCCGTGA
- the cmr6 gene encoding type III-B CRISPR module RAMP protein Cmr6: MAVKRPKKREEREVDYGKYFSSCAGDYNVVSCVNLAFLEASRDLARQNIRLRIPEFSRWAVLTLHQRPPQMWDQVKRYLELVYAAARGAFQNVFKFEFSLETPLTIHTRWPYLPLEIGIAWHPILNVPYIPASSLKGALRAAAPEPVCDFTKAELFGTAQEEGLLVVFDAYPTGGKAVRPDVVTPHYREVEGEIAETQASPVPLVFPTVPPGTKFQFMVGILPRDEKREVDYKKCEMELFDAVKKTLVRGLGAKTAVGYGVFKI; encoded by the coding sequence ATGGCCGTGAAGAGGCCGAAGAAGAGGGAGGAAAGGGAGGTAGACTACGGCAAGTACTTCTCAAGCTGCGCAGGCGACTACAACGTGGTGTCCTGCGTCAACCTGGCGTTTCTAGAGGCTTCTAGAGACCTGGCGAGGCAGAACATCAGGCTCAGGATCCCCGAGTTCTCGCGGTGGGCCGTCTTAACGCTCCACCAGAGGCCGCCGCAGATGTGGGACCAGGTCAAGCGCTACCTCGAGCTGGTCTACGCGGCGGCCAGAGGGGCGTTTCAAAACGTCTTCAAGTTCGAGTTCTCCCTAGAGACCCCGCTCACTATACACACCAGATGGCCCTACCTCCCCCTGGAGATAGGCATAGCGTGGCACCCCATCCTCAACGTGCCCTACATCCCGGCGAGCTCCCTCAAGGGAGCCCTCAGGGCGGCCGCGCCCGAGCCCGTCTGCGACTTCACCAAGGCGGAGCTCTTCGGCACCGCCCAGGAGGAGGGGCTGTTGGTGGTCTTCGACGCGTACCCCACCGGCGGCAAGGCGGTGAGGCCAGACGTGGTGACGCCCCACTACAGAGAGGTGGAGGGCGAGATAGCGGAGACTCAGGCGAGCCCCGTCCCCCTCGTCTTCCCCACCGTCCCCCCGGGCACAAAGTTCCAGTTCATGGTGGGAATTCTGCCGAGAGACGAAAAGAGGGAGGTTGACTATAAGAAGTGCGAGATGGAGTTGTTCGACGCAGTGAAGAAGACGCTGGTGAGGGGACTGGGCGCGAAGACCGCAGTAGGGTACGGCGTCTTCAAAATTTAA